A single region of the Plutella xylostella chromosome 7, ilPluXylo3.1, whole genome shotgun sequence genome encodes:
- the LOC105382600 gene encoding protein IWS1 homolog, with protein MEAAILLFLGVTSTVGHVINPVPRPGYISPQATGYIYRSDNNGPASLIQLGSHYQQPHAFAPPIPIAHQPLVHDNRNLYRAAPQPLPYIAETPLETVDEHDDSDGSEKNDEYLDTGLFGLGHKQKHKEFDDSEDESSDDGEEKKSHFSKGESASHSKESSEGSDDEEEGEESASLDESSKGGKHALKAKAFSAADSGQKKHNSKNEEESGYHKVFHKDEYKKDEDTYDEADKRGNFFKHLFNRGHKKSKGGAKKEDKESDSDDEEDSFSDVGSKSREDYDENSEGRSTEEGHESHYNDEEEFNEKDAAGEKKNYGYVEAEDYDDDD; from the coding sequence ATGGAAGCGGCGATCTTGCTCTTTTTGGGAGTGACGTCGACAGTCGGACATGTCATCAACCCCGTGCCTCGGCCAGGCTACATCTCCCCTCAAGCCACTGGATACATCTACAGAAGTGACAACAATGGACCAGCCAGTCTGATACAACTGGGGTCTCATTACCAGCAACCCCACGCCTTCGCTCCGCCGATCCCCATTGCCCACCAACCCCTCGTTCACGATAACCGAAACTTGTATCGCGCGGCGCCGCAACCGCTGCCGTATATCGCTGAGACACCCCTAGAGACTGTGGATGAGCATGATGACAGCGACGGAAGCGAAAAGAATGATGAGTACCTCGACACTGGCCTCTTTGGACTCGGACACAAACAGAAGCACAAGGAATTCGACGATAGTGAAGACGAAAGCAGCGATGACGGCGAGGAAAAGAAAAGTCATTTCTCAAAAGGTGAGTCTGCAAGCCATAGCAAGGAGAGCAGCGAGGGATCCGATGACGAAGAGGAGGGAGAGGAATCTGCTAGTCTGGACGAATCGTCTAAGGGTGGAAAGCATGCCTTGAAAGCTAAAGCCTTCAGTGCAGCTGACAGTGGCCAGAAAAAGCACAACAGTAAGAATGAAGAGGAATCTGGCTACCACAAGGTTTTCCACAAGGATGAATACAAAAAGGATGAGGACACATACGACGAGGCCGACAAACGCGGCAATTTCTTCAAACATTTGTTCAATAGAGGTCACAAAAAATCTAAGGGAGGCGCTAAGAAGGAAGACAAGGAAAGTGACTCTGACGATGAAGAGGATAGTTTTAGTGATGTTGGTTCAAAGAGCAGAGAAGACTATGACGAGAACAGTGAAGGAAGATCAACAGAGGAAGGTCATGAAAGCCATTACAATGATGAGGAGGAATTTAATGAAAAAGACGCAGCTGGGGAGAAGAAAAACTACGGATATGTAGAAGCTGAAGACTATGACGATGATGATTAA
- the LOC125488756 gene encoding heavy metal-associated isoprenylated plant protein 34-like codes for MSRQTLLVVLAIASAACMEMKETVERMVMVRTTGSDLQPAATGFIYKRNSDGPAKVTKMEEDEVLEHLKKLPEGLYEQPKAFKAPIPVAAGPFYAKEQDENKAASHASAAYVIPVVEAVDEDKEDDKVDGIADEDYSKIFDEYASDFDDYLEDFDDAPGYYGYDDHHHDHDHYNEHGGGSDYGSEEHSAHGGKGHRDYATAHHYAKGGAGSYDKGNREGFSVSGGGGYKKDFDEGDSYGSHYASGHGYKGGDHGHKSAHSKGEETDGYHKVFAKDEFKKDHDFYDTAGLKGGFNKFANGNSFHGSDAGGFKSGGSHDSGHDEAAFGEGGFRDEGSEDEHGVAYSGESGEEAYHHRHGDFGSKGGAGDGKFYGFEVKHR; via the coding sequence ATGTCGCGGCAGACACTTCTAGTAGTCCTAGCTATAGCCTCAGCAGCATGCATGGAGATGAAAGAAACTGTCGAGAGAATGGTCATGGTGAGGACCACAGGGTCGGACCTGCAGCCGGCTGCCACCGGGTTCATCTATAAGAGAAACAGCGACGGCCCAGCCAAAGTCACCAAGATGGAAGAGGACGAAGTACTGGAACATCTGAAGAAGCTTCCAGAAGGTCTCTACGAGCAGCCTAAAGCATTCAAAGCCCCAATCCCTGTAGCTGCTGGGCCGTTCTACGCGAAGGAACAGGATGAAAACAAAGCAGCATCACACGCCAGCGCAGCTTACGTGATCCCTGTGGTCGAAGCTGTGGATGAGGACAAAGAAGACGACAAAGTAGACGGGATCGCCGATGAAGACTACAGCAAGATATTCGATGAATACGCTTCAGACTTCGACGATTATTTGGAAGACTTTGACGATGCGCCTGGATACTACGGTTACGATGACCATCATCACGATCACGACCATTATAACGAGCACGGGGGTGGCTCAGACTACGGCTCTGAGGAGCACTCGGCTCACGGCGGGAAAGGGCACCGAGACTACGCCACCGCACACCACTACGCGAAAGGTGGCGCCGGGAGTTATGACAAAGGCAACCGGGAAGGCTTCTCTGTTTCTGGCGGAGGAGGATACAAGAAGGACTTCGATGAGGGTGACTCGTATGGCTCCCACTACGCATCAGGCCACGGCTACAAAGGCGGCGACCACGGCCACAAGTCGGCTCACAGCAAGGGGGAAGAGACAGACGGATACCACAAGGTCTTCGCAAAGGACGAGTTCAAGAAAGACCATGACTTTTACGACACAGCTGGTCTCAAAGGTGGCTTCAACAAATTCGCTAACGGCAACAGCTTCCATGGATCAGACGCCGGAGGGTTTAAATCAGGAGGTTCTCACGACTCAGGGCATGACGAGGCAGCGTTCGGTGAGGGTGGCTTCAGAGATGAGGGGTCAGAGGATGAGCACGGGGTGGCCTACTCCGGGGAGTCAGGAGAGGAGGCCTACCACCACCGCCACGGAGACTTCGGCAGTAAGGGAGGCGCGGGTGACGGCAAGTTCTACGGCTTCGAGGTCAAGCACCGGTGA
- the LOC125488807 gene encoding uncharacterized protein LOC125488807: MRLMFAIFVVSLAILQAEGRVAFRSTQKAVTEASSLNPVRLTRSDPTLPSQINKTVLNKVANVTEARTQKSPSVTVYPQRDVTNNFAELSRNKADRSSPIEPKKLSANLVTSTISTTSSKSTNIQVKGAHQGLLSNETSRVNQGRTSKGINQDPLSIFNTGNGGADIKGSRAQRHLQPGKPAPTKPTQVRTSKSTTTSNLKSKKVEVKKPIPKFNEVDYDEDFQSKMMKNPSRESRADDDDGNEDDDFNLDDYDFDFNHDEFSGRGKPSQPRIAQEKKKPKCESGKCGKTTVRPSVKSNKNATRNGTTTLLKQSNYAFVLSKADLSDLNSLKVEKYVREAGSQESEEDDDSDDDDSAEDATVRRKV, encoded by the coding sequence ATGCGACTCATGTTCGCTATATTTGTGGTGTCATTAGCAATCCTACAGGCTGAAGGTAGAGTAGCCTTCAGGAGCACTCAGAAAGCCGTGACTGAAGCCAGCAGCCTCAATCCTGTGAGGCTTACTCGGAGCGACCCCACACTCCCGTCTCAAATCAACAAAACAGTTCTCAACAAAGTAGCAAATGTGACAGAAGCAAGGACTCAAAAATCACCTTCGGTCACTGTGTACCCCCAAAGAGATGTAACCAACAATTTTGCAGAGTTATCAAGAAACAAAGCAGATCGATCAAGCCCTATAGAGCCGAAAAAGCTGTCAGCAAATCTGGTTACTAGCACGATATCTACTACATCAAGCAAAAGTACCAATATTCAAGTTAAGGGAGCTCATCAAGGATTACTTTCTAATGAAACGAGCAGAGTGAATCAGGGAAGAACGTCAAAGGGTATTAATCAGGATCCACTATCTATCTTTAATACCGGCAACGGAGGTGCAGATATTAAAGGCTCAAGAGCTCAGAGACATTTGCAACCTGGGAAACCAGCGCCAACCAAACCAACTCAAGTGAGAACTAGTAAATCTACTACAACTTCAAATCTAAAGTCAAAGAAAGTTGAAGTAAAAAAACCGATTCCCAAATTCAATGAAGTAGACTACGATGAAGATTTTCAATCGAAAATGATGAAAAATCCGTCGCGGGAGAGCCgtgctgatgatgacgatggGAATGAAGATGATGATTTCAATCTTGACGATTACGATTTTGACTTTAATCACGACGAGTTCAGTGGACGAGGCAAACCATCGCAGCCTCGAATTGCTCAAGAGAAGAAAAAGCCGAAATGCGAAAGTGGGAAGTGTGGGAAGACAACTGTTCGGCCTTCtgtaaaaagtaacaaaaacgCTACCAGAAATGGCACGACTACTTTATTGAAACAAAGCAATTACGCGTTTGTGTTATCCAAAGCAGATTTATCAGATCTGAATTCCCTCAAAGTTGAAAAGTATGTGAGAGAGGCTGGATCCCAGGAGTCTGAGGAAGATGACGACAGTGATGACGATGACAGTGCTGAAGACGCCACTGTAAGAAGAAAAGTTTAA
- the LOC125488753 gene encoding uncharacterized protein LOC125488753, whose amino-acid sequence MFSTTLVVLLASHVASETQKMSSEMYISSRQAINSMPYKNGYVYTQVNNQPGYLATFNSGRKRRYDSQLLTTSGLSQPGGKYWDELAYEDLKRPLKMKRDAEYERLKSLMYYNEPEENLASYSVNNIQSDSQDVRTTPGSSYEMWPYLLANYGNMYYYSDLDGDHDTEVDNAKIKRYAMHEIPVYEHIDDDAPTDIVIKGELPDFPSPHNHKYDPPHIHNHNYDHDEDSFNFNIDAYGFDEGKDKYDSDSHIFDNHGPYSNGDRTKDTGFDKRLLFDNSEIGNKGNNHNKIDYEQADKDYSGRKHYVDRFANKFGGEKHSKDANYRLKRLQDKNEKKKGFHRVYHKDEYKMDKEFYDNNAHLLEEDVKGNSALHNGGSIAALESLAAADVKERKKAYDRAHSAENDAFNNNHKGHKLSSGVNKKYDHYSDHWPHDKKHRK is encoded by the coding sequence ATGTTCTCAACAACACTAGTAGTGCTACTCGCATCACATGTGGCATCAGAAACTCAGAAGATGTCTTCAGAAATGTACATCAGTAGTCGACAGGCGATAAATTCGATGCCGTATAAAAATGGATACGTTTATACCCAAGTGAACAACCAACCAGGATATCTCGCCACATTTAACTCTGGAAGAAAACGAAGATACGACTCCCAACTGTTGACGACATCGGGATTGAGCCAGCCGGGAGGGAAATACTGGGATGAGCTCGCGTACGAAGATCTTAAAAGACCATTAAAAATGAAGAGAGACGCAGAATATGAACGGTTGAAATCCCTGATGTACTACAACGAACCAGAAGAAAACTTAGCGTCATACAGCGTGAATAACATACAGAGTGACAGTCAAGATGTTAGAACGACACCAGGGAGCTCCTATGAAATGTGGCCGTATTTATTGGCTAATTATGGCAACATGTACTATTACAGCGATTTAGATGGCGATCACGACACAGAAGTCGATAATGCAAAAATAAAACGATACGCTATGCACGAGATCCCAGTATATGAACATATAGATGACGATGCGCCAACTGATATTGTTATTAAAGGAGAGTTGCCAGATTTTCCATCGCCACACAACCATAAATATGATCCGCCGCATATTCACAATCACAACTATGACCACGATGAAGATTCCTTCAATTTCAACATTGATGCATATGGGTTTGATGAGGGTAAAGATAAATATGATTCTGATAGTCATATATTTGATAATCATGGTCCATATAGTAATGGGGATCGTACAAAAGACACAGGTTTCGATAAAAGACTTCTGTTCGATAACAGTGAGATTGGAAATAAAGGAAATAATCACAATAAAATCGATTATGAGCAAGCTGATAAAGATTACAGTGGACGCAAGCACTATGTTGATAGATTTGCTAATAAGTTTGGTGGTGAAAAACATAGCAAAGACGCGAACTATCGTTTGAAAAGATTACAAGACAAGAATGAAAAGAAGAAAGGTTTCCATAGAGTGTACCACAAGGACGAATACAAAATGGACAAGGAATTCTATGACAACAATGCACATTTGCTGGAAGAAGATGTGAAGGGTAATTCAGCTCTACACAACGGAGGTTCTATAGCTGCCTTGGAATCTCTCGCTGCTGCAGACGTTAAGGAAAGGAAGAAAGCTTATGACAGGGCACATTCTGCAGAAAATGATGCTTTCAACAATAACCATAAGGGTCATAAATTGTCTAGTGGTGTAAACAAAAAGTATGATCATTATAGTGATCATTGGCCTCACGATAAAAAGCATAGAAAATAG